One region of Triticum aestivum cultivar Chinese Spring chromosome 6B, IWGSC CS RefSeq v2.1, whole genome shotgun sequence genomic DNA includes:
- the LOC123138162 gene encoding uncharacterized protein produces the protein MDDVQQKEALLLAVGVLTGGAADFAIAMPKEALRAAARHLAQLALDVAAYADASDFDTSDLRAAAKALLQADAGSRSEAISDLVRACLWLDGLVATRDAAAADDLRRGVLDVALAGGTLLRLRVLPARGLDFLLAAAEGGAGGEAPEADADARAAQAELAREREAELRRKREAELKREAHEPTTAATTWWRRLACRFSSARVASEAARATGSWWRLASWFLKETSGVNEDDPEAPLIARSQPDPSPGPSPNSSPSFLQ, from the exons ATGGACGACGTGCAGCAGAAGGAGGCGCTGCTCCTCGCGGTGGGGGTCCTGACGGGAGGCGCCGCGGATTTCGCCATCGCGATGCCCAAGGAAGCCCTGCGCGCCGCAGCCAGGCACCTGGCCCAGCTTGCTCTGGACGTAGCAGCTTATGCAGATGCCTCTGACTTCGACACCTCCGACCTGCGCGCCGCCGCCAAGGCGCTGTTGCAGGCAGATGCGGGCAGCAGGTCAGAGGCCATCAGCGACCTGGTACGAgcgtgcctctggttggacgggcTAGTGGCCACGCGAGATGCGGCTGCCGCGGACGACCTCCGGCGAGGCGTCCTGGACGTGGCGCTGGCCGGGGGGACCCTGCTCCGTCTCCGCGTCCTCCCCGCGCGCGGGTTGGACTTcttgctcgccgccgccgaggGCGGCGCGGGGGGCGAGGCCCCCGAGGCTGATGCGGACGCCCGCGCAGCGCAGGCGGAGctcgcgagggagagggaggcggagcTCCGGAGGAAGAGGGAGGCCGAGCTCAAGAGGGAGGCTCATGAGCCCACCACGGCGGCGACGACATGGTGGCGGCGGCTCGCGTGTCGGTTCTCCAGCGCGAGGGTGGCCAGTGAGGCCGCGAGGGCGACGGGATCCTGGTGGCGGCTCGCCAGTTGGTTCCTCAAGGAGACGAGCGGCGTCAACGAGGATGACCCCGAAGCTCCGCTGATAGCACGCAGCCAGCCTGACCCCAGCCCCGGCCCCAGCCCCAACTCCTCCCCCTCG TTTTTGCAGTGA